From the genome of Spinacia oleracea cultivar Varoflay chromosome 2, BTI_SOV_V1, whole genome shotgun sequence, one region includes:
- the LOC110781975 gene encoding S-type anion channel SLAH1-like: MDTKACTNNKPALEVVIEDATTMSNNNDLIKKVGIYDNFISTVLTNFHAGYFRISLALCGQVLLWKTLVQYTKDNHDPHWHPVLLILPSTASTLLWSMALVVLITLSILYALRCLHHYDKVKEEFLHHVGVNYLFAPMMSYLLLLQTSPILVVPDGSIYQQITWWMVVIPIILLDIKLYGQWFIKGKRVLAKVANPACQLSVIANLIAAKEAVYMGWSEVALCFFALSMAHYLVLFVTLYQRHPGSNGFSPKLRPVFFLFIATPSMASLAWSSISGSFDAVSKMLFFLSMFLFMSLVCRPTLFKKSLRKFSVAWWSFSFPLTTLALASVKYAQEVKAGAAQTLALALSVTSMMVSLALMVFTTIKINTLCLTTHPNRTPKSFAM; the protein is encoded by the exons atgGATACCAAAGCATGCACCAACAATAAACCAGCTCTAGAAGTTGTGATCGAAGATGCAACAACAATGAGTAACAACAACGACCTTATTAAGAAGGTCGGTATTTACGATAATTTCATTTCCACCGTGTTAACAAATTTCCATGCAGGCTACTTTAGGATAAGCCTAGCCTTATGTGGTCAAGTCTTGCTATGGAAAACCCTAGTCCAATACACAAAAGACAACCATGACCCTCATTGGCACCCCGTCCTTTTAATCCTCCCATCGACGGCCTCTACTCTACTATGGTCGATGGCCCTAGTCGTCTTGATCACCCTATCTATCCTCTACGCGTTAAGGTGCTTACATCATTATGACAAGGTTAAGGAGGAGTTTTTACACCATGTAGGGGTAAACTACTTGTTTGCCCCTATGATGTCATACCTGTTATTGCTTCAAACTTCGCCGATTCTGGTTGTCCCAGACGGTAGTATTTACCAACAAATAACTTGGTGGATGGTTGTGATACCCATAATACTACTTGATATCAAGTTATATGGGCAATGGTTCATTAAGGGGAAACGGGTTTTGGCCAAGGTGGCTAACCCGGCTTGCCAGTTATCCGTTATAGCGAACTTGATTGCGGCGAAGGAGGCTGTTTACATGGGGTGGTCGGAGGTGGCGCTTTGCTTCTTTGCGTTGAGTATGGCTCATTACTTGGTGTTGTTTGTTACACTTTACCAAAGACATCCCGGAAGTAACGGTTTTTCGCCGAAGTTAAGGCCggtttttttcttgtttattgCAACTCCAAGCATGGCTAGTTTAGCATGGAGCTCAATATCTGGGAGTTTTGATGCTGTTTCCAAGATGCTCTTCTTTCTATCTATGTTCCTCTTCATGTCCCTG GTATGTAGGCCAACCCTATTCAAGAAATCACTAAGAAAGTTCAGTGTAGCATGGTGGTCGTTCTCGTTTCCATTGACAACACTGGCTTTGGCATCCGTGAAGTACGCACAAGAGGTGAAAGCTGGTGCAGCACAAACACTAGCACTTGCCTTATCAGTTACTTCAATGATGGTTTCCCTTGCTTTAATGGTGTTCACTACTATCAAGATTAACACTTTGTGCCTTACTACTCACCCTAATCGCACTCCTAAGTCCTTTGCAATGTAA
- the LOC110782147 gene encoding uncharacterized protein produces MVKLSIILYITIGISLLLFLSRSPKFDDSSNHHSLRRRNNHRRLKLRSNFTFTSQDHLERPDPHLEFRHHQHDPVAFDPVVAEMERKREDKEWERMYFEEHHQEIAGLAQHAEEEREIDHSYDHAQGHEQQPEWEDFMDAEEYLNDEERFNVTGRLLLLFPRIDVDPKDGYATEHELTEWNLQQTEREVYHRTEREMELHDKNRDGFVSFSEYEPPSWVKSADNNTFGYEMGWWREEHFNASDVNGDGLLNITEFKDFLHPADTKNPKLLQWLCKEEIRERDTDKDGKVNFNEFFHGLFDLVRSYDEEGHGHNSTHHPDDSTETPAARKWFNELDKDGDGVLTDPELLPIIDKLHPSERYYAKQQADYIISQADTDKDGRLSLGEMIDNPYVFYSTIFSDEDDYDYHEELR; encoded by the exons ATGGTGAAACTTTCTATAATATTGTACATTACCATCGGAATTTCCCTCCTCCTTTTCCTCTCTCGTTCTCCTAAGTTCGACGACTCCTCCAACCACCACTCTCTCCGCCGGAGAAACAACCACCGCCGCCTTAAACTCCGCTCCAACTTCACCTTCACGTCGCAAGACCACCTAGAACGTCCCGACCCACACCTCGAGTTCCGACACCATCAGCACGATCCGGTGGCGTTCGATCCGGTCGTGGCGGAGATGGAGCGGAAACGGGAAGACAAGGAGTGGGAGCGAATGTATTTCGAGGAGCACCACCAGGAGATCGCTGGCCTCGCTCAACACGCCGAGGAAGAGAGGGAAATTGATCATAGTTACGACCACGCTCAGGGGCATGAACAGCAGCCTGAATGGGAGGACTTCATGGATGCAGAGGAGTATTTGAACGATGAGGAGAGGTTCAATGTGACTGGgagattgttgttgttgttcccgAGGATTGATGTGGACCCCAAAGATGGTTACGCTACCGAGCACGAGCTGACGGAGTGGAATTTGCAGCAGACGGAGAGAGAGGTTTATCATAGGACTGAGAGGGAGATGGAGCTTCATGACAAGAATCGCGATGGGTTTGTTTCGTTTTCTGAGTATGAGCCTCCTAGCTGGGTTAAATCTGCAG ATAATAATACCTTTGGATATGAAATGGGTTGGTGGAGAGAGGAACACTTCAATGCTTCTGACGTGAATGGAGATGGTCTTTTGAATATCACAGAATTCAAGGA CTTTTTACATCCTGCTGATACAAAGAACCCAAAGTTACTTCAATGGCTGTGCAAAGAGGAAATAAG GGAAAGGGACACAGATAAAGATGGCAAGGTCAACTTCAATGAATTTTTCCATGGGCTTTTTGATTTGGTGAGGAGCTACGATGAAGAAGGGCATGGGCACAATTCTACTCATCATCCAGATGATTCTACTGAAACTCCTGCTGCTAGGAAATGGTTCAATGAGCTTGACAAAGATGGTGATGG GGTACTGACAGACCCAGAGTTGTTACCTATTATTGATAAGCTTCATCCTTCAGAACGCTATTACGCCAAACAACAGGCAGATTACATCATAT CTCAGGCTGATACAGATAAGGACGGGCGGCTTTCGCTGGGAGAGATGATTGATAATCCATATGTTTTCTATAGTACTATTTTCAGTGATGAGGACGATTATGACTACCACGAAGAGCTCCGTTAA